One Fuerstiella marisgermanici DNA window includes the following coding sequences:
- a CDS encoding exosortase/archaeosortase family protein — protein MAAEPIDGKSSPFPGHLVALGLLGLAHLPFVAVQCQTLWRLEYYQFFPFAFAAFAYLFHQRAVRGSFRWGLINSALVALDVALLVAGALYPSPFLVYVGAVVLCFAVSRSYADNEFDCSLGYLILLLVITIRIPLGYDAEVIAWLQTVTTRVGSRLLNFFGFLHLRQGNVIEFPDKRFLVEEACSGVQSLFTVLFLGTLVICGYRRKLLHAVLVLGTGFACAGLMNVLRIFIISVAWSQSQVDLSTGWQHDAIGYAALAAAAFLVFSADAFWDFFFFAVPDTRGMGVSSIHRNPLIVLWNRVFWRPPRQSAPKRKPGIRPGLSAMLMAGAALVCVSTMALQVMAL, from the coding sequence ATGGCAGCGGAACCGATCGACGGAAAATCAAGCCCCTTCCCTGGCCACCTTGTGGCGCTGGGGCTGCTGGGCTTGGCTCATTTGCCGTTTGTAGCCGTGCAGTGTCAAACGCTGTGGCGGCTGGAATACTACCAATTCTTCCCATTCGCATTTGCGGCGTTTGCGTATCTGTTTCATCAGCGAGCGGTGCGCGGATCGTTTCGATGGGGCCTGATCAACTCAGCACTGGTGGCGTTAGATGTCGCACTGCTGGTTGCCGGAGCGCTGTATCCCAGCCCCTTCCTGGTTTACGTCGGCGCCGTCGTCTTGTGTTTCGCTGTTAGCCGATCGTACGCAGATAACGAATTCGATTGCTCGCTGGGATACCTGATCCTTTTGCTTGTCATCACCATTCGTATCCCGCTGGGCTACGACGCGGAAGTCATCGCATGGCTACAGACAGTGACGACTCGCGTGGGTAGTCGCCTGCTGAACTTCTTCGGTTTTCTGCATCTGCGCCAAGGCAATGTGATTGAATTCCCTGACAAACGGTTCCTTGTCGAAGAAGCATGCAGCGGCGTGCAGTCCCTGTTCACCGTTCTGTTTCTGGGGACATTGGTCATATGCGGCTACCGCAGAAAATTGTTGCACGCTGTCCTGGTCCTCGGCACCGGCTTCGCATGTGCAGGCCTGATGAATGTCTTGCGAATCTTCATCATTTCCGTTGCGTGGTCACAGTCTCAGGTCGACCTGTCGACCGGGTGGCAACACGATGCAATCGGCTATGCGGCTTTGGCGGCCGCCGCGTTTCTGGTCTTCAGCGCAGACGCATTCTGGGATTTCTTCTTCTTTGCCGTGCCCGATACGCGAGGCATGGGTGTGAGTTCGATTCACAGGAACCCGCTAATCGTGCTGTGGAACAGAGTCTTTTGGCGTCCTCCACGCCAGTCAGCCCCCAAGCGCAAACCCGGCATCCGCCCCGGTCTAAGTGCAATGCTAATGGCTGGAGCGGCACTGGTCTGCGTCAGCACGATGGCTCTGCAGGTCATGGCGTTGTAG
- a CDS encoding MvaI/BcnI family restriction endonuclease, which produces MTNNFACLPIPLLTVTISLAMIGNTAADEPVAHAQPIRDSKALAEFLKRFDRLTVRGFVKTLRPGSTGIGYTLETLLQIKENNSPRGDLLGMEIKAYRDGETRFDDQHKMNLFLKEPEWLDSKTSAERIRDYGYIDDNGRQAWYQSVTIKPNSTGLRLVVDREAGYVFFLRGSTAIGRWKFDVLQKRLTEKLSEAVFVAAQTRGTGADEEFHFRTVTYCAKPDVKALLKLIEAGDVILELRMHLKPTGGARNHGTAFRLKKHRLKDLFAQQVRCRPLAASGL; this is translated from the coding sequence ATGACTAACAACTTCGCCTGCCTTCCGATCCCCCTGCTGACCGTAACAATCAGCTTGGCGATGATCGGCAACACGGCCGCCGACGAGCCGGTTGCTCACGCGCAGCCGATCCGCGATAGTAAGGCACTCGCGGAGTTTCTGAAACGCTTCGACCGGCTGACAGTACGCGGCTTCGTGAAGACACTCAGGCCCGGTTCAACCGGTATCGGTTATACGCTGGAAACGCTGCTGCAGATCAAGGAAAACAATTCACCGCGCGGTGACCTGTTGGGAATGGAGATCAAAGCGTACCGCGATGGCGAAACGCGGTTTGACGACCAGCACAAAATGAACCTGTTTCTGAAGGAACCAGAATGGCTCGACAGCAAAACCTCAGCCGAACGTATTCGTGACTACGGCTACATCGACGACAACGGTCGGCAGGCGTGGTATCAGTCGGTGACAATCAAGCCGAACAGCACCGGATTACGTCTGGTGGTCGACCGTGAAGCGGGCTACGTTTTTTTTCTACGTGGATCAACTGCCATCGGTCGCTGGAAGTTCGACGTTCTGCAGAAGCGATTGACTGAGAAGCTGTCGGAGGCAGTGTTCGTCGCAGCCCAAACTCGCGGGACTGGTGCAGACGAAGAGTTTCACTTCCGAACCGTCACCTATTGTGCGAAGCCGGATGTGAAAGCACTGCTGAAGCTGATCGAAGCCGGCGACGTGATTCTTGAACTTCGAATGCACCTCAAGCCGACAGGCGGCGCCCGGAATCATGGCACCGCATTCCGTTTGAAGAAGCACCGGCTCAAGGACCTGTTCGCTCAGCAGGTGCGTTGCCGACCGCTGGCTGCTTCCGGCTTATGA
- a CDS encoding UxaA family hydrolase, which produces MTQSSPTTDYKALLVLHPDDNVAVTTQFLPQNATCVAGSLSVRTRADVPPGHKVALNEIDTGAPVIKYGQIIGYATTGIQAGEWVHVHNVVATKPGLDYAFSTQISHPAPSGTEQTFLGFRRRNGTAGTRNYVAIISTVNCSATTAKYVAKELSDSDLSQFRNIDGIIPLVHKSGCALAFDGDDHRQLNRTLAGFANHPNIGAVIVLGLGCETAQATHLEREHGLVQLGGASDAPADQPLVLNIQEVGGVRKTVARAVEVLRELLPIANDVQRVPIPVSELKVAMECGGSDGNSGITANPAVGVASDMLVAHGATSILSETPEIYGAEHMLTRRAINREVGEALLDRIHWWEEYAAKHGGSIDNNPSVGNKNGGLTTIYEKSLGAIAKGGTSPLMAVYRYAEPVTQKGFVIMDSPGFDPASITGKVAGGAQVVVFTTGRGSCYGCKPSPTIKVATNTPMFERMRDDMDINAGVILDGTSVEEVGQQIFDRIIATASGQPTLSELQGIGDEEFCPWFPGPIF; this is translated from the coding sequence ATGACTCAATCGTCGCCGACCACCGACTACAAAGCACTGTTGGTGCTTCATCCTGATGACAACGTGGCCGTCACAACTCAGTTTCTTCCTCAGAATGCAACTTGTGTTGCAGGTTCGTTGTCAGTCCGTACGCGTGCCGATGTGCCACCCGGCCACAAGGTTGCTCTGAACGAAATTGACACGGGTGCTCCGGTGATCAAGTACGGGCAGATCATTGGATATGCCACTACTGGTATTCAAGCCGGAGAATGGGTCCATGTCCACAATGTCGTGGCGACAAAGCCAGGATTGGACTATGCATTTTCGACACAAATCAGCCATCCCGCGCCATCAGGCACTGAACAAACGTTCCTTGGCTTCCGCCGCCGCAACGGAACCGCGGGAACTCGCAACTATGTCGCCATTATTAGTACCGTCAATTGTTCGGCGACAACGGCAAAATACGTGGCAAAGGAGCTGTCAGATTCCGACCTGTCGCAGTTTCGCAACATCGATGGAATTATCCCACTTGTCCACAAAAGCGGATGTGCCCTGGCCTTCGACGGCGACGACCATCGGCAGCTAAACCGCACCCTGGCTGGTTTCGCCAATCATCCCAATATCGGGGCGGTCATTGTGCTGGGTCTCGGCTGCGAAACGGCTCAGGCAACGCACCTTGAACGCGAACACGGACTGGTGCAACTCGGCGGCGCGTCGGATGCGCCGGCCGACCAGCCGCTGGTGTTGAACATTCAGGAAGTCGGCGGTGTGCGCAAGACAGTGGCTCGCGCTGTTGAAGTGCTGCGAGAACTACTGCCCATCGCCAATGACGTGCAGCGAGTCCCCATTCCGGTTAGCGAGCTGAAAGTCGCCATGGAATGCGGCGGCAGCGACGGCAACAGTGGCATTACGGCAAATCCTGCCGTCGGGGTGGCCAGCGACATGCTTGTGGCTCACGGAGCGACATCGATCCTGTCGGAAACTCCGGAAATCTACGGCGCTGAACACATGCTGACTCGCCGCGCCATCAACCGCGAAGTTGGTGAAGCGTTGCTGGACCGCATTCACTGGTGGGAAGAGTACGCTGCCAAACATGGCGGGTCGATCGACAACAATCCGTCCGTCGGCAACAAGAATGGGGGCCTCACAACGATTTACGAAAAGTCGCTGGGAGCCATCGCCAAAGGGGGCACGTCACCGCTGATGGCCGTGTATCGCTATGCCGAACCCGTCACTCAGAAAGGCTTCGTCATCATGGACAGCCCCGGCTTCGACCCGGCGTCGATCACGGGGAAAGTGGCCGGCGGAGCTCAGGTAGTCGTTTTCACCACCGGGCGAGGCAGTTGCTACGGCTGCAAGCCGTCACCCACAATTAAGGTGGCCACGAACACGCCGATGTTCGAACGCATGCGGGATGATATGGACATCAATGCCGGAGTGATTCTGGACGGGACGTCTGTAGAAGAAGTCGGTCAGCAAATCTTCGACCGCATTATCGCCACCGCCAGCGGCCAGCCAACGCTGAGCGAACTACAGGGGATTGGCGACGAAGAATTCTGTCCCTGGTTCCCTGGGCCAATCTTTTGA